The sequence ACGATGCCGACCAACTTGCGCTCGCTGTCACAGACCAGGATCCGCCGGATGCCTCGCTCACGCATCAGCGAAGCGGCCTCCGCGGCGGTGCAGAACTGCTCGATCATCACGACCTCCCGAGTGATGATCGAGCCGATGGTGGTGGCGTTCGTGGTGGCGTTCTCGGCCACCGCGCGCACCACGATGTCCCGGTCGGTCAGGATGCCGGCCAGATTGGCGCCGTCGGTGACGA is a genomic window of Micromonospora tarapacensis containing:
- a CDS encoding CBS domain-containing protein — encoded protein: MTGYRVADVMTRQVIYLPAETTLDEAARVMKEADIGDVVVTDGANLAGILTDRDIVVRAVAENATTNATTIGSIITREVVMIEQFCTAAEAASLMRERGIRRILVCDSERKLVGIVSLGDLAMQLDPTSALSEISEQSTTG